The Dehalococcoidia bacterium genomic interval GGAGCGCCTTGCTGCCGGTGACATCTCGCGGAGGAAGGCGGCTAAGGAACTGGGCATCGGCTATGCCACCTTGAAGAGGCTGATCGATAACGGTTATCCCTTCACGGAGGGGAAAACGGACTGATGGTTGAACACCTTCCGCTCCCCGGCGATCATCCCAACGCGGCCGAAAATCGCGGCGATGGGTTGACGCGTATACGCGATGCGTATACACTGGCCAGAACACCGGATTCGGGGAGCGAAATCAATCAATTGATGATTCGGAATTTTTTGAATACTTTGGCTGAAGTTGCCCTATCCGTCGCCTCCCGGAATCTCGAAGAGAAACAAGAAGGAGGGTCATAAGTCCAGTGAGGGCGGTGGCTTATCTCAGAGTCTCCTCAGTCTCCCAGATCGAGGGGTACTCCCTGGATGCCCAGGAACGGCTCTTCCGGGAACTGTGCAAGAACCGGGGATGGGAGTTGGTCCGTGTCTACCGGGAAGAAGGTCGATCTGCCCACGTCGATGCCATCGCCAAGAGGCCTGTCTTCAAACAACTCCTGGATGATTCCGCCAAAAACCTCTTCGATGCCGTCGTGGTCCACACGCTGGATCGGTGGTCTCGAAACCTCATGATCACCATGAAATCCCTTGCCATCCTCGCAAAGTACAGTGTCGGTCTCGTATCCATCACCGAGCCAATCGATTATTCCACCCCCATCGGCAAGTTTTGCCTGCAGATGATCGGCTCCATAGCCGAGTTGTCCAGCGATAACCTCGGCGCCCATGTCAGTAAGGTGATGTATGACCGGACGGCGGTGGGAAGGCATACCGGGGGAATCCCCTTCGGGTATGAGTCCTGCTGGATCAGGGCTGAAATGGATCAGAGGATTCGCCGCTGCGACCCCGAATGTCCGGGAGGACTCCATCGTAATCCAGCGGAAGCCAACGCGGTAGTTGAACTGTTCAACCGCTATGCCACGGGAACTGCCACCCTCTCCCAGCTGGCAGCATGGCTGAATGATCACGGATTCCGTACCCGGAACACCAAAAAGTTGCCTGATGCTAATGGAAACCTGGCAGCTGGTCCCCGGCTCTTTACCACCGCCTCCGTCAGAGGCATCCTGCACAATCCCTTCTATGCGGGGAAGGTGAAATACAAGGATAACCTGATGTCGGGCGCTCATATACCCCTGATCAGCCAGGAGGTATTCGATCTGGTTCAGGATACCCTCAAAAAGAACAGCGGGAGATCGGAGACACTCCATCCCAGGCCGGAAAGGGAATATCTTCTGAAGGGGATCATCCGGTGTGCCTATTGCGGAATGCCCATCAGCACTCCACAATTACACCAGATCTTTGCCCTTTGAGATCGCCTTAGCCGTTGCTGCAAACGCGAGGAGGTCGGCCCCATGAATACTGCTGACTTCCTTGTGGTCTATCAACGTCTGGGGATAACCCCCATTCCCCTTCGTTCACGATCAAAGAAGCCTCTTGTGAGTTGGAGAACCCAATGGAACCCAACTCACAACGAGCTAAGGAGGTGGTTTTTAGATCCTAATAACAACATCGGCGTGCGCTGCGGTGAGAATCTCGCCGTCCTCGACTTTGACAGCGACGAGTTATACCAGAGTTTCATTACCACCCATCACCTCCCCCCAGAATGCCCGGTCGTCAAGACTGGGCGCGGGCATCATATTTGGCTCAAGCCTAAGAAACCCGTCCGATCACAAACTGTGGACGGCATCGAGATCAAGTGCATCGGCAACTTCGTAGTCGCCCCACCGTCTATTCATCCGAACGGTCCCTGCTACACCTTCGATGTGCCTCCCAACGGCGCTCTTCCAGAGGTTGACC includes:
- a CDS encoding recombinase family protein, producing MRAVAYLRVSSVSQIEGYSLDAQERLFRELCKNRGWELVRVYREEGRSAHVDAIAKRPVFKQLLDDSAKNLFDAVVVHTLDRWSRNLMITMKSLAILAKYSVGLVSITEPIDYSTPIGKFCLQMIGSIAELSSDNLGAHVSKVMYDRTAVGRHTGGIPFGYESCWIRAEMDQRIRRCDPECPGGLHRNPAEANAVVELFNRYATGTATLSQLAAWLNDHGFRTRNTKKLPDANGNLAAGPRLFTTASVRGILHNPFYAGKVKYKDNLMSGAHIPLISQEVFDLVQDTLKKNSGRSETLHPRPEREYLLKGIIRCAYCGMPISTPQLHQIFAL